A stretch of the Sulfurihydrogenibium subterraneum DSM 15120 genome encodes the following:
- a CDS encoding two-component system sensor histidine kinase NtrB, giving the protein MYEKEILDNFQEPIILINKEGNILYSNPAFDSYISSFSKNDIINLLKEVLSIRYLEEGLSVKNYLINIGDSYLSVDIYPFKDMYIVLLKDFTRLIKLEEELKKEGTLSAVSKFLIQLFHDIKGPITGIKAAAGFLKENPEDLDLLDDIIYEVNRIQDYINQLSSLSRPLKLNLSYQNIHKLIDEVVKKYESLYINVKFVKLYDPSLPEILIDKEKIISVIENLIKNAIDAVNQKGEITLQTGISFDPVFSPRMNKVSIKIKDSGKGVPQDIVDKIFLPHFTTKESGSGIGLANAYNVVKSHKGVLRYIGDATFEILLPIRIEIESNNI; this is encoded by the coding sequence ATGTATGAAAAGGAGATTTTAGATAACTTTCAAGAGCCAATTATTCTGATAAATAAAGAGGGAAACATACTTTACTCTAATCCAGCTTTCGACTCTTACATTTCTTCCTTCTCAAAAAACGATATAATAAATCTTTTAAAAGAAGTTTTATCTATAAGATATTTAGAAGAAGGTCTTTCTGTTAAAAATTATCTAATAAATATTGGAGATTCTTATCTTTCTGTAGATATTTATCCATTTAAAGATATGTATATAGTTTTACTAAAAGATTTCACAAGACTTATAAAGTTAGAAGAGGAATTAAAGAAAGAAGGGACTTTATCCGCTGTATCAAAATTTTTAATACAGCTTTTCCACGACATAAAAGGACCAATAACAGGTATAAAAGCAGCTGCTGGGTTTTTAAAGGAAAATCCTGAAGATTTAGATTTATTAGATGACATTATCTATGAAGTAAACAGAATACAAGATTACATAAATCAGTTATCGTCTTTATCAAGGCCTTTAAAGTTAAATTTATCTTATCAAAACATTCATAAATTAATAGATGAAGTAGTAAAAAAATACGAAAGTTTGTATATAAATGTAAAATTTGTTAAACTCTACGACCCAAGTCTTCCAGAGATTCTCATTGATAAAGAAAAAATCATATCTGTTATTGAAAATTTAATAAAAAATGCAATTGATGCTGTAAATCAAAAAGGAGAAATAACACTACAAACAGGTATATCTTTTGACCCTGTTTTTTCTCCAAGAATGAATAAAGTATCAATAAAGATAAAAGACAGTGGAAAAGGTGTCCCACAAGACATTGTTGATAAAATATTTCTACCTCACTTTACAACAAAAGAAAGTGGGTCTGGTATTGGACTTGCAAATGCTTATAATGTTGTAAAAAGTCATAAAGGTGTATTAAGATATATAGGAGATGCTACATTTGAAATACTATTACCTATTAGGATAGAGATTGAAAGCAATAATATTTGA
- a CDS encoding Do family serine endopeptidase: MKKVVLPVVIILALAFFVKAQLGKYQEGYKQNVEGRSYSFSTLEAIDNERTKLIESVSPGVATVFTTQEITVNNPFFDMPFGDFFGVPNTPQFKQKRQGLGSAFIVDVDYNKKVVYLLTNNHVVENAKDIQVQFKNKMILKAKVVGGDKLSDVAVLEVPFKKGIEDFASKNVLKLGDSDQLKAGSTVIAIGAPLGLSDTVTIGIVSAKNRQIEDRPGEGFIQTDAAINPGNSGGPLINVRGEVVGINSAIIAGAQGLGFAVPINQAKWVMDQILKYGKVKRSKIGVIIQPLTADLSEHFGVNEGALVSSVQPGGPADRAGIKAGDIIVEVNGKKISDISDLQNQVMKNPPGSKLKIKVIRDGKELTFDVITVPLESDETASTEESGQATNIENTIGLIVKDITPELIKRYGLQKVDYGVLVYAVKEGSVAEEAGLLAGDIILSVNKKPVKSSAEFWQIINKAKSEKQDSVLLYVQRGDNRIYTTLSLR; encoded by the coding sequence ATGAAGAAGGTTGTATTACCTGTTGTAATAATACTGGCTTTGGCGTTTTTTGTAAAGGCACAGCTTGGAAAATATCAGGAAGGATACAAACAAAATGTTGAAGGTAGGTCTTATAGCTTTTCTACTTTGGAAGCTATAGATAATGAAAGAACAAAACTTATTGAAAGCGTTTCTCCGGGGGTTGCTACCGTTTTTACAACACAGGAAATCACAGTTAACAACCCGTTCTTTGATATGCCTTTTGGAGATTTTTTTGGCGTTCCAAACACTCCTCAATTTAAACAAAAAAGACAAGGACTTGGTTCTGCATTTATAGTCGATGTAGATTACAACAAAAAAGTTGTCTATCTTCTTACAAATAACCACGTAGTAGAAAATGCAAAAGATATTCAAGTTCAGTTTAAAAACAAAATGATTTTAAAAGCTAAAGTGGTAGGTGGAGATAAACTTAGTGATGTTGCAGTTTTAGAAGTGCCATTTAAAAAAGGTATAGAGGACTTTGCTTCTAAAAATGTTTTAAAACTTGGCGATTCAGACCAGCTTAAAGCAGGTTCAACTGTCATTGCAATAGGTGCTCCACTGGGATTATCAGACACTGTAACCATAGGTATAGTATCAGCTAAAAACAGACAGATAGAAGACAGACCCGGTGAAGGATTTATACAAACAGATGCAGCCATCAACCCAGGAAACTCAGGTGGACCACTTATAAACGTGAGAGGTGAGGTTGTAGGTATAAATTCTGCAATAATAGCAGGAGCTCAAGGTCTTGGGTTTGCCGTTCCTATTAATCAAGCTAAATGGGTAATGGATCAGATACTAAAATACGGTAAAGTAAAGAGAAGTAAAATAGGCGTTATCATTCAACCACTAACGGCAGATTTATCAGAACATTTTGGAGTTAACGAAGGTGCATTAGTATCAAGTGTTCAACCTGGTGGACCTGCAGATAGAGCTGGCATAAAAGCTGGAGATATCATAGTGGAAGTCAATGGAAAGAAGATTTCTGACATATCAGACCTTCAAAATCAAGTTATGAAAAATCCTCCGGGTTCAAAATTAAAAATTAAAGTTATTAGAGATGGCAAAGAGCTTACTTTTGACGTTATTACAGTTCCTCTAGAATCAGATGAAACAGCTTCTACAGAAGAATCAGGTCAGGCAACAAACATAGAGAATACAATAGGTCTTATAGTAAAAGATATCACTCCTGAGTTGATAAAAAGGTATGGTCTTCAAAAAGTAGATTATGGTGTTTTAGTGTATGCTGTCAAAGAAGGGTCTGTGGCTGAGGAAGCAGGATTGCTGGCAGGTGATATAATTTTATCAGTTAACAAAAAACCTGTAAAATCTTCAGCAGAGTTCTGGCAGATTATAAACAAAGCAAAAAGTGAAAAACAGGATAGCGTTTTACTCTACGTCCAGAGAGGAGATAACAGAATATACACAACACTATCTTTAAGATGA
- a CDS encoding metal ABC transporter permease has translation MIDLILPPLLLSIVLLLIHSYYGLQIIKRNIIFTDLAVGQMAALGVAVSLYLFEGKFLYPISLLLAVLTAILIAYISHKEKSLQEAFIGLIYALGMSGVFIVMSKSPHGLEELNNLLAYDILFTSYNEIFKVSILYLIIGLFLYFVVRNTQGFLKDILFFTTFAITLTSSVKLAGVLVVFSILIAPSLISLKLFSKNHLIYATITGFILILISLTLSYNFDLPTGYTIVFINSLSALTTILIKK, from the coding sequence ATGATTGACCTTATTCTACCTCCTCTCTTACTGAGTATAGTTTTACTGCTTATACACTCTTACTACGGACTACAGATAATAAAAAGGAACATAATATTTACAGACCTTGCAGTTGGGCAGATGGCAGCTCTGGGAGTTGCCGTCTCTCTTTACCTTTTTGAAGGAAAGTTTTTATATCCTATATCTTTATTACTGGCAGTTTTAACAGCTATTTTGATAGCTTACATAAGCCATAAAGAAAAATCTCTTCAAGAAGCTTTTATAGGCTTGATTTACGCTCTTGGAATGTCAGGCGTTTTTATAGTAATGTCAAAATCTCCCCACGGATTAGAAGAGTTAAACAACCTACTTGCATACGACATTCTGTTTACTTCATACAATGAGATATTCAAAGTCTCTATTCTTTATCTGATTATAGGGCTGTTTTTATACTTTGTTGTAAGAAATACCCAAGGATTTTTAAAAGATATACTCTTTTTTACTACTTTTGCAATAACTTTAACAAGCTCTGTAAAACTGGCAGGAGTGTTGGTTGTCTTTTCAATACTTATAGCACCATCTTTAATATCTTTAAAACTCTTTAGTAAAAACCATCTAATTTATGCTACTATAACAGGGTTTATACTGATACTAATATCATTAACACTTTCTTACAACTTTGACCTGCCTACAGGATACACCATAGTGTTTATCAACAGTCTTTCAGCTCTAACGACAATTTTAATTAAAAAATGA
- a CDS encoding UbiA-like polyprenyltransferase: MINKLKTYLELIKFSHTIFAIPFGISSIFIIEKGLPDVNKIFWIILAMVFARTAGMAFNRYIDTPIDRLNPRTKNWPSAKGEVRPWEMMALGLTASILFMYSAYKLNMVAFWLSPVVILLLLIYPAGKRFTQYVHLILGAVYFLIPVAVSIALKGSVELSAITLGIAMAFWVAGFDILYALQDYEFDKTFGIYSIPAKYGIKKSIYIARFFHFLTFLFILLTGFLAGMGLIYFIGVFVLTGFLVYEHMLIKENDLSKINKAFFTVNGFVSIIYMIFVILDTHLGGLLWKM; encoded by the coding sequence GTGATAAATAAACTTAAAACGTATCTTGAACTTATAAAGTTTTCTCACACGATTTTTGCAATACCTTTTGGTATATCATCTATTTTCATAATTGAAAAAGGTTTACCAGATGTTAATAAAATTTTTTGGATTATACTTGCAATGGTTTTTGCAAGAACTGCAGGAATGGCTTTTAACAGGTATATAGATACGCCTATAGATAGATTAAATCCAAGAACAAAAAACTGGCCTTCTGCTAAAGGAGAAGTTAGACCTTGGGAGATGATGGCTCTTGGTTTAACCGCTTCTATTTTGTTTATGTATAGTGCCTATAAACTAAACATGGTTGCTTTTTGGCTCTCACCAGTAGTTATTCTTTTACTTTTGATATATCCTGCTGGAAAAAGGTTTACTCAATACGTTCATCTTATTTTAGGAGCTGTTTACTTTTTAATTCCTGTAGCTGTAAGTATAGCACTTAAAGGTAGTGTAGAGTTATCGGCAATTACATTAGGCATTGCAATGGCTTTCTGGGTTGCAGGGTTTGATATTCTATATGCTCTTCAAGATTACGAGTTTGATAAGACTTTTGGTATTTATTCAATTCCTGCTAAGTATGGTATAAAAAAATCTATTTACATAGCAAGATTTTTCCACTTTTTAACGTTTTTATTTATCTTACTTACAGGATTTCTTGCAGGTATGGGTTTAATATACTTTATAGGAGTGTTTGTTTTAACAGGATTTTTAGTGTATGAGCATATGTTGATAAAAGAAAATGATTTATCTAAAATAAATAAGGCTTTTTTTACAGTTAACGGTTTTGTAAGTATAATATATATGATATTTGTAATTTTAGACACCCATCTTGGAGGACTATTATGGAAAATGTAA
- a CDS encoding NAD(P)/FAD-dependent oxidoreductase → MAKIVIAGSGFAGHYAALILADRLKGQHEITVVTPNETFNYIPSLIWVGVGQMPVEKTQFPLKPVYDKFGIKYERGFLTEVHPDENYVIIQPHGTQDSKRLNYDYLLVATGPRLNFAATPGLGPDNGYTYSVCTPPHAVETAKAYLELVKRLEKGDKARIVIGTGHGGCTCQGAGFEFITNVHNDLVDRGLRDRVELIWLSNEPRLGDFGIDGLEAKRGSLIFTSEMMAEAIFYDYDIKYEIRSHVHKVDDKKIYTENLDGEFKEIEYDFAMLLPPFAGQPIKWIDKDGNDIKDKMCNPAGFVKVDAVYGKPYEELDGPDWPKTYQNPIYKNIFAAGIAFAPPGPLSKPGKSPNGTIISPAPPRTGYTAELSGKAAALNIVDMIEGREPQNTASMAETPGLCVASMKNGIFDGMAGTIAIFPVARNRAKYGEYGRDLDICVAEPGKAGAWFKLGLHYAFLWKLQGKPFWKLIP, encoded by the coding sequence ATGGCAAAAATTGTTATTGCCGGAAGTGGATTTGCAGGGCACTATGCAGCCCTTATTTTAGCGGATAGGTTAAAGGGTCAGCACGAAATCACAGTTGTTACTCCCAACGAAACGTTTAATTACATCCCTTCTCTTATTTGGGTTGGTGTTGGTCAGATGCCGGTGGAAAAAACCCAGTTTCCACTTAAACCTGTTTACGATAAGTTTGGTATTAAGTACGAAAGAGGATTTCTAACAGAAGTTCACCCAGATGAAAATTACGTTATAATCCAGCCTCACGGAACTCAAGACTCAAAAAGGCTCAATTATGATTATCTTTTGGTTGCAACTGGTCCAAGACTTAACTTTGCGGCAACACCTGGACTTGGACCTGACAACGGTTATACATATTCAGTATGTACACCACCCCATGCAGTGGAGACAGCTAAAGCATACCTTGAACTTGTAAAAAGGTTAGAAAAAGGAGATAAAGCAAGAATAGTCATAGGTACAGGGCATGGTGGATGTACATGTCAAGGTGCAGGTTTTGAGTTTATAACAAACGTCCATAACGATTTAGTAGATAGAGGTCTAAGAGATAGAGTTGAACTTATATGGCTTTCTAATGAGCCAAGATTGGGAGATTTTGGAATAGATGGACTTGAAGCTAAACGAGGTTCCTTAATATTTACATCAGAGATGATGGCAGAGGCAATATTCTATGACTACGATATAAAGTACGAAATAAGGAGCCATGTTCACAAAGTTGACGACAAAAAGATATATACCGAAAACTTAGATGGTGAGTTTAAAGAGATAGAATATGACTTTGCAATGTTATTACCACCTTTTGCAGGACAACCTATTAAATGGATAGATAAAGATGGAAACGATATTAAAGATAAAATGTGCAATCCTGCAGGATTTGTAAAAGTTGACGCTGTTTACGGAAAACCTTATGAAGAGTTAGACGGTCCAGACTGGCCTAAAACATACCAAAACCCTATATATAAAAACATATTTGCGGCAGGAATTGCATTTGCACCACCGGGACCTTTATCTAAACCAGGTAAATCTCCAAACGGAACGATAATATCTCCTGCACCTCCAAGAACTGGATACACAGCAGAGCTTTCTGGTAAGGCTGCAGCCTTAAACATAGTAGATATGATAGAAGGAAGAGAGCCTCAAAATACAGCATCTATGGCAGAAACACCAGGGCTTTGTGTTGCTTCTATGAAAAACGGCATATTTGACGGTATGGCTGGAACTATTGCTATATTCCCAGTTGCAAGAAATAGAGCCAAATATGGAGAGTACGGAAGAGACTTAGATATTTGCGTTGCAGAACCAGGTAAAGCCGGAGCATGGTTTAAATTAGGATTACATTATGCGTTCTTATGGAAGTTACAAGGTAAACCTTTCTGGAAATTAATACCTTAA
- the fabZ gene encoding 3-hydroxyacyl-ACP dehydratase FabZ, whose translation MENVMDIMKVLPHRYPFLLVDRILELDVENMKIKALKNVTYNEPFFVGHFPDNPVMPGVLIIEAMAQVGAYLMLKKANITNGTVLFASIEEAKFRKPVVPGDQIVFEVEGINIKRSMGKIKAVAKVDGQVVCEAILMAAVK comes from the coding sequence ATGGAAAATGTAATGGATATTATGAAAGTTTTACCTCACAGATACCCTTTTTTATTAGTTGATAGAATATTAGAGTTAGATGTTGAAAATATGAAAATAAAAGCATTAAAAAATGTGACTTATAATGAGCCTTTCTTTGTAGGACACTTTCCTGATAATCCTGTAATGCCGGGAGTTTTAATCATAGAAGCTATGGCTCAGGTTGGAGCTTACTTAATGTTAAAAAAGGCAAACATAACAAACGGAACTGTTTTGTTTGCAAGTATAGAAGAGGCAAAGTTTAGAAAACCAGTAGTCCCCGGAGACCAGATTGTATTTGAAGTAGAAGGAATAAACATAAAAAGGTCTATGGGAAAAATAAAAGCGGTTGCGAAAGTAGACGGACAGGTTGTTTGTGAAGCAATCTTAATGGCAGCTGTAAAGTAG
- a CDS encoding metal ABC transporter substrate-binding protein, protein MKRFIYFFITLLLTLNIASAKMKIVATYPYIASITKEIVQDKAQVDYLASGNLDPHFVVPKPSLSVKLRDADLLIINGASLEVGWLPPLLNQANNSKIQPSSSGFLDLSQFIKLIEKPENISRAFGDIHPEGNPHFHLDPYNIPVISDVITAKLCKLDAQNCQTYENNNKIFKQRFNEKLQQWNGKLAKVKGMKVIEYHKLFDYFLNRYQIVAVGTIEPLPGIPPTAKHLGNLLQTIKTEKVSLILQDVYHPLKPAQFLSEKSGVKYVIIPHDVGATQQVNDIFSLFDEIVRRITND, encoded by the coding sequence ATGAAGAGATTTATATACTTTTTTATAACTCTTTTACTAACTCTAAACATAGCAAGTGCAAAAATGAAGATAGTTGCTACTTATCCTTACATAGCAAGTATCACAAAAGAGATAGTTCAAGATAAGGCTCAAGTTGATTATCTTGCTTCTGGTAATTTAGACCCTCACTTTGTAGTTCCAAAACCTTCTTTAAGTGTAAAACTTAGAGATGCAGACTTACTTATAATAAACGGAGCTTCCTTAGAGGTTGGCTGGCTTCCTCCCCTTTTAAATCAAGCTAACAATAGTAAAATACAGCCTTCATCTTCTGGATTTTTAGACTTATCTCAGTTTATAAAGCTGATAGAAAAACCTGAAAATATTTCAAGAGCTTTTGGCGATATTCATCCAGAAGGAAACCCTCACTTCCACTTAGACCCTTATAACATTCCAGTAATATCCGATGTTATAACCGCCAAGCTCTGTAAGTTAGATGCACAAAACTGCCAAACTTACGAAAACAACAACAAAATCTTTAAACAAAGATTTAACGAAAAGCTACAGCAGTGGAATGGAAAACTTGCAAAAGTTAAAGGTATGAAAGTAATTGAGTATCACAAACTTTTTGACTACTTTTTAAACAGATACCAGATAGTTGCGGTTGGCACTATAGAGCCTCTTCCAGGTATCCCTCCTACAGCTAAACACCTTGGAAATCTCCTTCAAACAATAAAAACAGAAAAAGTAAGTCTTATACTACAAGACGTATATCATCCTTTAAAACCAGCCCAATTTTTGAGTGAAAAATCAGGAGTAAAGTATGTAATAATACCCCACGATGTTGGCGCAACTCAGCAGGTTAATGATATATTCAGCTTGTTTGATGAGATAGTAAGGAGAATAACAAATGATTGA
- a CDS encoding YgfZ/GcvT domain-containing protein, translated as MNWILINRHKIFVKGKKSKLNLKGINEEHKAFLHNILSNDIVNLESGKFNYNLMLDSKGSVLSDFFVYNDENIYILDTEEDPFQTIEKLNKLKLSLQITFEVLTWKHIYIFGDDTEEFIKSLGLNVEKFSFTKKNGYYIAKNPLRLGMTGYDIFGDVESVLNLLNPKDEISPQDFEDLRIKNCMPKVKKELKENILPLETNIWKYAISLNKGCYVGQEAIARVYYRGKPPRVMAKFLINKNIKEEDKIVFEGKNIGIITSIISDGKSGLGFILRAKAQEGKDYDGIILEKVCEDLNV; from the coding sequence ATGAACTGGATTTTAATAAACAGACACAAAATTTTTGTTAAAGGCAAAAAATCAAAGTTAAACTTAAAAGGTATAAATGAAGAACATAAAGCATTTTTACATAACATTTTAAGTAATGACATTGTAAATTTAGAAAGTGGTAAGTTTAATTACAATTTAATGTTAGATAGTAAAGGGTCTGTTTTATCGGATTTTTTCGTTTATAACGATGAGAATATTTATATTTTAGATACGGAAGAAGACCCTTTTCAAACTATTGAAAAGTTAAATAAGTTAAAACTATCTCTTCAGATAACATTTGAAGTTTTAACTTGGAAGCATATATATATTTTTGGAGATGATACAGAAGAGTTTATAAAAAGTTTAGGATTAAATGTTGAAAAGTTTAGCTTTACAAAAAAAAATGGTTATTACATTGCAAAAAATCCTTTAAGATTAGGAATGACTGGATACGATATATTTGGAGATGTTGAAAGTGTATTAAATCTGTTAAATCCAAAAGATGAAATATCACCACAAGATTTTGAAGATTTAAGAATAAAAAACTGTATGCCAAAGGTAAAAAAAGAACTAAAAGAAAACATACTTCCTTTAGAAACTAACATATGGAAGTACGCCATTAGTTTAAATAAGGGCTGCTATGTAGGACAAGAGGCTATTGCAAGAGTTTACTACAGAGGCAAACCACCAAGAGTTATGGCTAAATTTTTAATAAACAAAAATATCAAAGAAGAAGATAAAATAGTTTTTGAAGGAAAAAACATAGGAATAATAACGTCAATTATAAGTGATGGAAAGAGTGGACTTGGGTTTATATTGAGAGCTAAAGCTCAGGAAGGTAAAGATTATGATGGTATAATACTTGAAAAAGTTTGTGAAGATTTGAATGTATGA
- the nadD gene encoding nicotinate (nicotinamide) nucleotide adenylyltransferase — protein MIALFGGSFDPVHLGHLRIAEDVREFFNLEKIIFIPAYLSPLKESSNASAEDRFNMLTLSKKNNPYFEVSDYEIKKCGKSYTIETVEYYERLLTHKPILILGSDSFLTLHKWKRPEDLLKKANFIVVGRGKDSYKMVKNYLKMFFRFRNVFYNESSIKEGIYFFDSRRIDISSTEIREKVKLGKSIKYLVLEEVENYIKEKNLYKNSP, from the coding sequence ATGATAGCGTTATTTGGTGGAAGTTTTGACCCAGTTCATCTGGGTCATTTAAGAATTGCTGAAGATGTTAGAGAGTTTTTTAATTTAGAAAAAATTATATTTATACCGGCTTATCTATCTCCTTTAAAAGAATCTTCTAACGCCTCTGCTGAAGATAGGTTTAATATGCTAACTTTATCTAAAAAAAATAATCCGTACTTTGAAGTATCCGATTACGAGATAAAAAAATGTGGAAAGTCTTATACGATAGAAACAGTTGAGTACTACGAAAGACTATTGACTCATAAGCCAATTTTAATACTTGGTTCTGACTCTTTCTTAACTTTACATAAATGGAAAAGACCAGAAGATTTGCTAAAAAAAGCTAATTTTATAGTTGTAGGAAGAGGTAAAGACAGTTATAAGATGGTTAAAAACTACTTAAAAATGTTTTTTAGATTCCGTAATGTTTTTTACAATGAAAGTAGTATAAAGGAAGGGATATATTTTTTTGACAGTCGTAGAATTGATATATCTTCAACAGAAATAAGGGAAAAAGTAAAGTTGGGAAAGTCTATAAAGTATTTAGTGTTAGAAGAGGTTGAGAATTACATAAAAGAAAAAAATCTTTATAAAAACAGCCCATAA